Within the Leisingera thetidis genome, the region TCGCTGGCGAAATCCTTGCCCTCCCATTGCGCCTTCTTGAGGATCGGGCGCATGCCGGCGATCAGCGCCAGCTCGCGGTCTTCGGTGTTGAAGGTCAGGCGCAGGCTGCGCTGTCCGGTCTGTTCAATCCGCTCCACCTTGGTCCAGAAGCCGCGGTAGCGGGGGTGGCCCTTGGTGCCGAGTGTTTCATAGGACCAGATCACATCTTCGACGGTCACCGGGCTGCCATCGGAGAATCGCGCCTCCTCCCGCAGGGTGAATTCCACCCAGGAACGGTCCTCCGGCACCTCAACCGATTCGGCCAGAAGCCCGTAAAGGGTGAAGGGCTCGTCCCAGGAACGGCCCATCAGACTCTCGTATCCCCAGAACCTCAGCTGCCACGGAGAGGTCCCCTTAAGGGTGAACGGGTTCAAAGAGTCAAAGCCGCCGGTGTTGCCGAAGACCACCTTGCCGCCCTTGGGGGCATCGGGGTTGGCATAGGGCAGAGACACAAAATCCGGTGGCAGGGCAGGGGCGCCGTACATAGCTATGCCATGCACCGATTCTGCTTGTGCGGAATTCGCGGCAAAAGCCAAGGTGATTCCAGCCAGTGCCATGCGAAGATTCAGGAAATTTTCTTTTCGCAGTTTCACAACAATCCCGCTCTGCCCTTATTTTCTTGCCTCTGCACGCTACGTGCGCTTTTTCGTCTTTTCAAACTTTTAGCTTGGATGAAAGCCGGAAATTGCTTATAAAGAGATCACTGCTCGATAGGTTTCTTGCCTGTATGAAACCTGCCTCAATAACTAACGCCCGCCTTGTGCGGGCGTTTTTTTCTGGGCGCTTCCCTGCGGTCTGGTGATGGAAATGCCCCTGCGTTCCGGCTGCGGAGTCCGTAGTCTTACGCGTTTCTTTTGCATCTGCAGCATGCCAGAGTGGCGGCAGTTTCAGTCATCCAAGAGGTAGAGACCGATGTCCTTGCAGGGGAAGACCGCCGTTATCACCGGGTCGAATTCAGGCATTGGCCTGGGGGTTGCACGCGAACTGGCGCGGGCAGGCGCCAATGTGGTGCTGAATTCCTTCACCGACCGGGAGGAGGATCACGCGCTGGCGGAAGCTCTCGCCCGTGAATTCAGCGTCAAGGCCCAGTACATCCAGGCCGATATGTCCAACGGCGCCGATTGCCGCGCGCTGATCGAAAAAGCCGGGGCCTGTGATATCCTGGTGAACAATGCGGGCATTCAGCATGTGGCGCCGATTGACGAATTCCCGCAAGACAAATGGGACGCGATTATTGCGATCAACATGACCTCCAACTTCCACACCATGGCGGCCGCCCTGCCGAAGATGCGCGCGGCGGGCTGGGGGCGGATCGTCAACATTGCCTCGGCGCACGGGCTGACGGCTTCGCCCTTCAAGGCGGCCTATGTGGCGGCCAAGCATGGGGTGGTGGGCATGACCAAGACGGTGGCGCTGGAAACCGCGGAGGAGCCGATCACCTGCAATGCGATTTGCCCGGGTTATGTGCTGACGCCGCTGGTGGAGGCGCAGATCCCCGATACCATGGAGAAATACAGCATGGGCCGGGAAGAGGTGATCAAGAAGGTGATGCTGGAACGCCAGCCAAGCCGGGAATTTGCCACGGTGGAGCAACTGGGCGGCACCGCTGTGTTCCTGTGCTCGGACGCGGCAGCGCAGATCACCGGGACCACGCTGAGTGTCGATGGCGGCTGGACCGCGCTGTAACGGCCCTATGAGGACGTCAGAGGGGGCCGGCCCCCTCTTGCCCCTTCCGGGGCAATTCACCCCCGGGATATTTTCAGCCAGATGAAGAAGCGGAGCCCGGCATGACTGTAAAGATCAATCTGGCCCTGCAGGGCGGCGGCGCGCACGGGGCGTTTACCTGGGGCGTGCTGGACCGGCTGCTGGAGGACGAGGGGATCGAGGTGGCCGGGATCACCGGAACCTCGGCCGGCGCGCTCAATGGGGCGGCGTTTAAATCCGGCATGGTGCAGGGCGGGCGCCCCGGCGCCAAGGCGGCGCTGGACAGCCTGTGGCGGCGGATGGGGGGCGTGGGGGATATGCGGTTCGCCCATTGGCTGACACGGTTTGATGCGGTCGCCTGGGCAGGCGCCTGGGAGGCGGCCGTGCCGTTTTCCCCGATGGAAACCATGAGCCAGGCGATTTCACCCTATCATTATGGTCCGTTCTACCGGAACCCGTTGCGGGAGGTGGTGGAGGCGTTCAATTTTTCAGAAGTCTGCGCGGAGGACGGCCCGGAGCTGTTTGTTTGCGCCACCTGCGTGCGCAGCGGCAAGATCCGCATTTTCGAGGGGCAGGAGATCAGCACCGAGGCGATCCTTGCCTCCGCCTGCCTGCCGGATCTGTTTCAGGCGGTGGAGATCGAGGATCCGGACACCGGCCGCATGGAAGCCTATTGGGATGGCGGTTACACCGGCAACCCGGCCTTGTTCCCGCTGTTCCGCGAGGCGCTGCCGGGCGATGTGGTGATCGTGAACATCAACCCGCTGGAGCGCGCGGAAATCCCGAAGACGCCGCAGCAGATCCGCAACCGGGTGAATGAGATCAGCTTCAACTCGTCGCTTCTGCGGGAGCTTCGGGCAATCAGCTTTGTGCAGCGGCTGCTTGCGGATGGCACGCTGGAACCCGGGCGGATGAAACAGGTGCGGATTCACATGATCGCGGATGATGATCTGATGACGCAGCTGTCAGTCACCACCAAGCTGTTTCCGGTGCCGCAGATCCTGGCGCGGCTGAAGCAGGCAGGGCGGGACGCGGCAGAGGGATTTCTGGCGCGCGACCGGGCAAACCTGGGGGAGCGGTCCTCGGCGGATCTGCCGGCGATGTTCGGCTAGGTCAGGCTAGGTCAGGCGCTTTCTTTCAGCGCGGGCTTCTTGCCGTTTTCGACCGGTTTTGCGGGATCCTTGGGGTTCGGGTAGACCAGGCCTGCCGAGATCACCAGCTTGGCGGAGTCTTCCACTGACATCTCCAGTTCGATCACATCCTCCTCCGGCACAAACAGCAGGAACCCTGATGTCGGGTTCGGGGTGGTTGGCAGAAAGACACTCACCAGACCGCCGCTGGTTTCGGCGCGCTTGGCAATTTCGCCCTTGGCATTGGTGGAAATGAACCCGATCGCCCAGATGCCTTTGCGCGGGTACTGCACCAGGCAGGCTTTCTCAAAACTGCGCTCGGACTGGGCAAAGACGGTCTCGGAAATCTGCTTGATACCGGAGTATACGGTGCGCACCACCGGCATCCTCTCCACCAGGCTTTCGGCAAAAGTGATCAGCGACCGGCCAATGATGCCTTTGGCAATCCAGCCCACGACGATGGTGAACAACAGGAAGATGATCAGCCCGACGCCGCGCAGGTTGATGCCGATGTACTGCTCGGGGCGGAAGGTATGCGGCACCAGCGGCAGCACCACACTGTCGATCCAGCCCATCACCGACCACAACAGCCAGATGGTGAGCCCCACCGGCGCGATGACGACGATACCGGTAAAGAAGGAGGCGCGCAGACTGGCAAACAGGCCGCGGCGGCGTTGAGGTTCTTCGTCGAAGGGCGTGGTCATTGGTCTGCTTTGCGGAAATGTCGAGTGGAACCTAGGTACTGTGCAGGGGCGGAGCAATGGGGTGCGCCCCTAAATTCAGGTTATTGCGTCAGTTTGTTCAGTTCCTGTGCGATCTTTGCCGCGAGCCGGGCGTTGTTGCGCACCAGCGCGATGTTGGCGGTGAGGGAGCGGCCCTCGGTCAATTCGAAGATGCGGCGCAGCAGGAACGGGGTTACGTCCTTGCCGGAAATGCCCTGAGCGTCTGCTTCGGACTGCGCCTTGGCAATCACCGGGGCCAGCTCATCGGCGGCAATCTGGTCCTCGGCGGGTATCGGGTTGGCGACCAGCTGGCCACCGGGCAGCCCCATCGCCTGGCGGGTGGCGTGGGCGCGGGCGATCCGGGCAGGGTCATCCATGCGCAAGGGCGCCTTCAGCTCTGACTGCGCCGACCAGAAGGCCGGGAAGCTGTCCTGGCGGTAGGCAATCACCGGCACGCCCTGGGTCTCCAGAACTTCCAGCGTTTTGGGCAGGTCGAGAATGGCCTTGGCACCGGCTGCCACCACAGTGACCGGGGTTTGCGCCAGTTCCATCAGGTCGGCGGAAATGTCGAAGGTTGTTTCTGCCCCCTTGTGCACGCCG harbors:
- a CDS encoding patatin-like phospholipase family protein — protein: MTVKINLALQGGGAHGAFTWGVLDRLLEDEGIEVAGITGTSAGALNGAAFKSGMVQGGRPGAKAALDSLWRRMGGVGDMRFAHWLTRFDAVAWAGAWEAAVPFSPMETMSQAISPYHYGPFYRNPLREVVEAFNFSEVCAEDGPELFVCATCVRSGKIRIFEGQEISTEAILASACLPDLFQAVEIEDPDTGRMEAYWDGGYTGNPALFPLFREALPGDVVIVNINPLERAEIPKTPQQIRNRVNEISFNSSLLRELRAISFVQRLLADGTLEPGRMKQVRIHMIADDDLMTQLSVTTKLFPVPQILARLKQAGRDAAEGFLARDRANLGERSSADLPAMFG
- a CDS encoding pseudouridine-5'-phosphate glycosidase; amino-acid sequence: MIGIQYSSEVQAAKAEGRAIVALESTIITHGMPYPQNVEVAAQVEQDIREAGAVPATMAVMNGILHVGLEPEQLQSLGQATGVAKISRADMAACIATGGTGATTVAATMIAARLAGIEVFATGGIGGVHKGAETTFDISADLMELAQTPVTVVAAGAKAILDLPKTLEVLETQGVPVIAYRQDSFPAFWSAQSELKAPLRMDDPARIARAHATRQAMGLPGGQLVANPIPAEDQIAADELAPVIAKAQSEADAQGISGKDVTPFLLRRIFELTEGRSLTANIALVRNNARLAAKIAQELNKLTQ
- a CDS encoding DUF502 domain-containing protein, translated to MTTPFDEEPQRRRGLFASLRASFFTGIVVIAPVGLTIWLLWSVMGWIDSVVLPLVPHTFRPEQYIGINLRGVGLIIFLLFTIVVGWIAKGIIGRSLITFAESLVERMPVVRTVYSGIKQISETVFAQSERSFEKACLVQYPRKGIWAIGFISTNAKGEIAKRAETSGGLVSVFLPTTPNPTSGFLLFVPEEDVIELEMSVEDSAKLVISAGLVYPNPKDPAKPVENGKKPALKESA
- a CDS encoding 3-hydroxybutyrate dehydrogenase, with translation MSLQGKTAVITGSNSGIGLGVARELARAGANVVLNSFTDREEDHALAEALAREFSVKAQYIQADMSNGADCRALIEKAGACDILVNNAGIQHVAPIDEFPQDKWDAIIAINMTSNFHTMAAALPKMRAAGWGRIVNIASAHGLTASPFKAAYVAAKHGVVGMTKTVALETAEEPITCNAICPGYVLTPLVEAQIPDTMEKYSMGREEVIKKVMLERQPSREFATVEQLGGTAVFLCSDAAAQITGTTLSVDGGWTAL